A region from the Pseudonocardia petroleophila genome encodes:
- a CDS encoding DJ-1/PfpI family protein produces MQVAIALFPRVTALDAVGPYEVLQRVPSLDVVFVGERRGEVRTENGFLGLTVDAAFDEVPAPDVVLVPGGIGTRSQLDGPLPEWVRAAHTGTRFTTSVCTGSLVLAAAGLLDGLTATTHWALLDTLGGLGAEPVTQRVVEHLPERIVTAAGVSAGIDMALRLVALLVDDVAARAAQTLVEYDPAPPFDAGHPSRVGAEVMARIAEYAAVRA; encoded by the coding sequence GTGCAGGTCGCCATCGCCCTGTTCCCGCGGGTCACCGCGCTCGACGCGGTCGGGCCCTACGAGGTGCTGCAGCGCGTGCCCTCGCTCGACGTCGTGTTCGTCGGGGAGCGGCGCGGCGAGGTGCGCACCGAGAACGGGTTCCTCGGCCTCACCGTCGACGCCGCGTTCGACGAGGTGCCCGCCCCCGACGTCGTGCTGGTGCCCGGTGGCATCGGCACCCGGTCGCAGCTCGACGGCCCGCTGCCGGAGTGGGTCCGCGCGGCGCACACCGGGACCCGGTTCACGACCTCGGTCTGCACGGGATCGCTCGTGCTCGCCGCGGCCGGCCTGCTCGACGGGCTGACCGCCACCACGCACTGGGCCCTGCTCGACACGCTCGGCGGCCTCGGTGCCGAGCCCGTCACGCAGCGCGTCGTCGAGCACCTGCCCGAGCGGATCGTCACCGCGGCCGGGGTGTCCGCCGGGATCGACATGGCTCTGCGGCTCGTCGCACTGCTCGTCGACGACGTCGCGGCCCGGGCCGCGCAGACGCTGGTCGAGTACGACCCGGCGCCCCCGTTCGACGCGGGCCACCCGTCGCGCGTGGGCGCGGAGGTCATGGCGCGGATCGCCGAGTACGCGGCGGTGCGGGCGTGA
- a CDS encoding NUDIX domain-containing protein, with the protein MPVDPLISPAVSCVFVCHDADGRILLAKRGAGARDEPGTWDSGAGALEHGEELAEAVAREVREEYSVDPVAVEVIGVRNVLRGDPVAHWVAVVHAVLVDPAGVAIGEPGKFDELGWFTLDDLPHPLHSQLPAALALFRDRR; encoded by the coding sequence GTGCCCGTCGATCCGCTGATCTCGCCCGCCGTCTCCTGCGTGTTCGTCTGCCACGACGCCGACGGCCGGATCCTGCTGGCGAAGCGCGGTGCCGGGGCCCGCGACGAGCCCGGCACCTGGGACTCCGGGGCCGGGGCGCTGGAGCACGGCGAGGAGCTGGCCGAGGCCGTGGCCAGGGAGGTCCGCGAGGAGTACTCCGTCGACCCGGTCGCCGTCGAGGTCATCGGCGTGCGCAACGTGCTGCGCGGCGACCCGGTGGCGCACTGGGTCGCCGTCGTGCACGCGGTGCTCGTCGACCCGGCGGGGGTGGCGATCGGCGAGCCGGGGAAGTTCGACGAGCTGGGCTGGTTCACCCTCGACGACCTCCCGCACCCGCTGCACAGCCAGCTCCCGGCCGCGCTCGCCCTGTTCCGCGACCGCCGGTAG
- a CDS encoding DUF4262 domain-containing protein, with product MTTERFIHQVDQYDAWQRETIRLHGWALQAVLGEEESPPFVYTIGLYGFGHPELILFATSQATAATVLNDLGELVRAGRILEPGERVALPSGGVHLLAFPESEHWLYAAHDLYGGAVPALLVVPADDLVETPGEDGCCAFCG from the coding sequence ATGACCACCGAACGCTTCATCCACCAGGTCGACCAGTACGACGCGTGGCAGCGCGAGACGATCCGCCTCCACGGCTGGGCGTTGCAGGCGGTCCTGGGCGAGGAGGAGTCGCCCCCGTTCGTCTACACGATCGGGCTCTACGGGTTCGGCCATCCCGAGCTGATCCTGTTCGCCACCTCCCAGGCCACCGCGGCCACGGTGCTCAACGACCTCGGTGAGCTGGTGCGCGCCGGGCGGATCCTGGAGCCGGGCGAGCGCGTGGCGCTGCCCAGCGGCGGGGTGCACCTGCTGGCGTTCCCGGAGTCCGAGCACTGGCTCTACGCCGCGCACGACCTGTACGGCGGAGCGGTCCCGGCCCTGCTGGTCGTGCCGGCCGACGACCTCGTCGAGACGCCCGGGGAGGACGGCTGCTGCGCGTTCTGCGGGTGA